The Mailhella massiliensis DNA segment CGAGGGCATCTGCATTACCGACGTTCGGGGCGTCATCATCTATCTCAACAGGCGTTACGAGGAAATCTCATCCATTTCCCGGGATGTCATGCTCGGAAAAAACGCTCAGGACTTCGTTCATCAGGGGGTTCTCAACATCATCGTCAATCCTGAAGTCATTCAGACGCAGGAAAAAGTGACCCGTGTCCAGAATACGGACACGGGAAGACGCCTGCTTCTTGAAGGACATCCCGTTTTCGACGAAACGGGCCGGGCCGTCATGTGCCTTACCTTCGTGCGTGATGAATCATGCATGGCGAATCTTCAGGCCACACTGCTCAGACAGAAGGAAATCATAGAGACCTTCTCCAAGCTCGATGTGGAAAAAGTCGGCGCAGACAATGAACCCATGGAAATCGTCCAGAGTACGGCCATGCGGAACATCTACAAAAAGATCTCGCGCATCGCGCTGTCGGACATCCCGGTACTCATTCTGGGAGAAACGGGAACGGGCAAGGACGTCGTTGCAAGGCACATTCATCATCTGAGCAGCCGGCAAAGCGGCCCCTTCATCAAGGTGGACTGCGGAAGCATCACGCCTTCGCTCATTGAATCGGAGCTTTTCGGCTATGAGGGCGGCGCCTTTTCCGGCGCGCTGCACAGGGGCAAAATGGGGCTTATCGAAGCCGCCTCCCATGGTACGCTCTTTCTGGACGAAATAGGCGAACTTCCCCTGTCCATGCAGACAAAACTTCTGCGCGTGCTTCAGGACGGGGAAATTCTCCGCATAGGCTCCATCTCCCCCAAAAAGGTCGACGTGCGCATCGTGGCCGCGACGAACAGAAATCTTGAGGAAGCCGTACAGAAGGGAGAATTCCGACGGGATCTGTACTATCGCCTGAAGTTCATCGCCATAGAACTGCCGCCTCTGAGGGACAGAAAAAGCGAGATCATTCCCATGGCTCATGCCTTTTTGAACTACTACGGCAGAAAATACCGCCGCGAACTGAAATTCACACGAAATGCCGACAAGGCCCTGCTCTGTTACTCATGGCCGGGCAATGTCAGGGAACTTCGAAACATGATACACGGTCTGTCCGTCTGCACGGACGGCAGAACCATCGAGGCGGAAGATCTGCCCTTCGTCGCCAGTGCGGAGAAGGACAGGGAAAACGAACCCGGCAGAATACTGCTTTCCCGCACCTACAAGGAAGCCATGGAGGAATATGAAAAAAAACTGCTCGATGATGTGCTGTGCGCCTTTTCTTCCGTAAGCGACGCCGCGCGCCATCTGGACATGGACAGAAGCACGCTGTTTCGGAAGATCAAGGCATGGAAAAAACGCGGCGTTCAGCTGGGGAAACGCCATGTAAAAATTCTGGACAAATCGTAGCTCCGAAAAAGCTCTCCTCCGGCATAATCTGCCGCCTTTCTCCGCTCCCTCATGCCGGCATGAGGGGGCCTTTCTCTTCTGCGTTCTCCCCATGGGAAAGCTCTTCGCAGATTTTCCATGATGCCGCGCTGTTGCCGAAGCAGGCTTCCCCTCTCCAGTCAGGGCTTCTCCCGTACTGGATGACGCAGCATGAACGGAACATACTCATGCCGCCGGACTGCCGACGCAAAAAACACCTTCTCCATGAGTCCGAAAACCTCCGTCTCATCGAAAAGGTGCTCTTCGCGGCAACGGGCATATGCCCCTGTGAACATGCACCGTATTGCCGCCGGCAGCATGTTCGCCTGAGAGTATCCGTTTCCCGGCCCTTGCCTGCGGCTCGGGCCGGGGACGGACATCAGTGCATCATGGAAGGAAGCCACAGAGAAAGAATGGGGAAGGCCATGAGGATGGCCACATGCAGAAAG contains these protein-coding regions:
- a CDS encoding sigma-54 interaction domain-containing protein; this encodes MAEFKSLLYDYLDQILDLLDEGICITDVRGVIIYLNRRYEEISSISRDVMLGKNAQDFVHQGVLNIIVNPEVIQTQEKVTRVQNTDTGRRLLLEGHPVFDETGRAVMCLTFVRDESCMANLQATLLRQKEIIETFSKLDVEKVGADNEPMEIVQSTAMRNIYKKISRIALSDIPVLILGETGTGKDVVARHIHHLSSRQSGPFIKVDCGSITPSLIESELFGYEGGAFSGALHRGKMGLIEAASHGTLFLDEIGELPLSMQTKLLRVLQDGEILRIGSISPKKVDVRIVAATNRNLEEAVQKGEFRRDLYYRLKFIAIELPPLRDRKSEIIPMAHAFLNYYGRKYRRELKFTRNADKALLCYSWPGNVRELRNMIHGLSVCTDGRTIEAEDLPFVASAEKDRENEPGRILLSRTYKEAMEEYEKKLLDDVLCAFSSVSDAARHLDMDRSTLFRKIKAWKKRGVQLGKRHVKILDKS